The window GGACAAAGGTTTGGACGGTTAATGTGTCAAACTAGTTAATTCGAAAGGTTAATTTGTATTAGGTGTAAAAGTATCTatatacaattcaaaaggaATTGCATGAATCATGTGGATCGTGTTTGCAGCTTGATTAGATTTGGTTAAAGTGACCAAAAGAAGATTAGAGTGGTTAATTAGCATGCAGCGGAGAAAGTAAACTAAAATTATTCGCGAATGTTTGACTTACATGAATGAGATAAATGATTACAGTGGTTTGTTATGGAAAATTTGATCCACTctgtacaaaaataaattaaattccaAAAGAATGTGCTGGTCAACTCGACAGATCATTTTAGAGAGTGGGAGCAGCTTTTGCATATCGGGAAGGATAATATATTTGTTGAGTCAAACATCTCATATTCCGGCTCAAAATCCAGCAGAGACTTTTGTCGAATAAGAAGTACCGCCAGAGAAGCTTCCCTCCAACAAAAAGTGACCCCAAATATTTAGCCAAATTCAGAGATATTCATTATTACTAAATTACTATAATATAATGATATTCTTTTTTACATGTGATTTATTTTAGCTTCAACTGCAAGATCATTGTATTGAAAAATTACACAACCccataatttttatattttatcaaTCTCTAATTCTAATCTTCTGCCAGTATAGACTAAAATTCCCTTAATATTAAcaataaaatcaaaatccaCACatgcaaaatcaaataaaagaaatgtgGAAATTTTTAACATCCACAACTAATTGCATTACTAAACTGAGATTAGTTAGCTTTTGGTAAATGATAACTCATATCATAACAGAATTTAGTTTTAGTTATTAATAACAAAAGGTTTCAAACCCTAAACAAGAAAGTTACTTAATTATCCTCTAAAACGTGTGGCGTGTGCACCTTTCCGTTTTACCAAAGAAGCAGAGGGGGATGTGGTTAGCAGTGGTACACCAATCGTCCCTATGAAATCTTGAAACTAATCTAATTAAATTACTGAAAATAGATTTGAATTTGAATGCATAGAAAAAACACATGTGCTCTAGCCAATCTAGTTATGTGAAGGCGTGCTTAAACATGGGACAATACTTGCATCCACCCTATGTGGTGCACCACCTTGTTAGTCCCTTGCATTTAATGCATTTTCACCGTACAAATTTAATAATTGGAACCATTCATTTTCTTGATCAAATCCAATTGTGAATATGTTTTTTGCCTTAAATATATCATAAGTAGGTGAGCTTTCTCATGTGGCCAATACCATGTGTGTGGATAACATACTTCAATTGTTACTGActccctctatctctctctctctctctctctctctctctctctctctctctatctccatGCTTTCTATATATAAAGGTTGCATTGCAAGAATAGCATGTAGCCAACGTATAGGTGCTGTGTTAAGCCAGAAACATAGAAGAAAAACTAGGTAAATTAAGCTCTGAATTAGCTTAATAAAATAGAAACCCTATCAACTTTCTTCAACTACCCACATTGCCCGCTCTCTCTTTCATCATTACCTGCCAATCCCCCCATTTGCATGCCCATTTCTTCtgtctccctccctctctctctctctctctctctctctctctctctctctctctctctctctctctctctacccttCTTTGTTTATCTCACCTCAATCTTTGTCTTAAACCAGTGCCATCTCTCCTTTTGATTCTGTCTCTGATTAAGGTAAACACTTATTGTGTACCCTTCATTTAATCTTTTTCAGTtgtttcccccccccccctatttttgtgtttaatttgcCACCAATTATCAGACTTTTGTTTTTATGAATGTATCAAAATGCTCTCTTGAGTAattcttaatttgttttttgaaaattgCAATGGGAGTGATATATTTTAGTACTTGCATTTAAGGCATTTGAGGAATTGGTTGTTTTTGTTGGATTTAAAGCCTGCTTTTTGCTATTTGCATGGAGGTTGCAAAAACAGCTTTTGAGGAACAATGTTTAGATTTCTTGTAGAAAAGCAGGAATGGGGAGGACATGGATTTCTCCATCCATGTATGTATAGAATGGTAGAACTCCATTCCTAAATGTTTGAACAGTAAGGGCTCATTTGGTGCTCATTGAGCTGTATAACTCGCTATATTCAAGGTATGTTGAAGGACGGAACAAGAAGGTAGAAGATTAATTACTCATAAAGGACACTTATATTTTCTAATCACCACAAATAGAAAGAAGCGATGAGTTTCATTTATTTCTAGTCCCTTCTAATTCCGTCAAAATGAAAATCATTCGCCTCTGCCTTCACAATATCTCGAATTATTTGAGTTATCCAATCTAATTTTGGAAACAAAACGAGCCATAATATTACTAATTATGATGTCTTTCGTGAATACTATGAACATTTTCATAACTAATTTTGTacattttgttcattttttgcAGTTATAGAGACCCCATAGATCTTGTTGTTACAGATCTTGGTTATTTGtggtaaatttatttatttaaattccTTGGTGGTCAATGGGGTTTCCAGTATCCTGCCCACTTGCAGATTTTGATGATTTGGATAGCCATTGTGGGGCTGTTCTTGTAAGTCCAGTTAGTCAtaggaaagaagaagagaggaagcCATTGCAGTCATTGAGCTCCAACACCTGCTGTGATTTGGCACCAACCGCTACAATGAAGTCACCTGGTTCAGGAAATATGAACTTTGAAGAAACAATTAGCTTTAAAGAGATGGAATTAGATGCCGTTTCAGCAGACTCACCTTCCGGGGATGTGGAAAACAATGTGTCTGCTAGAGCAGAAAGCGGTATTGGAGAGAAACAGCGGACATCTGAGAACTCGTTCAAGGAGCCCAGATACCAGGCTGCATTGAGGCTGCAGAAAGTTTATAAGAGTTTTCGCACGAGAAGACAACTTGCGGATTGTGCAATTCTTGTGGAGCAGAGATGGTATGCATTGATTCGTGTGTGCTTGCAATTTGAAGAACCGTGCCATCCATTTTTTTCAGCATGAAAGGaaatggaaattttttttatgcctACTTCATGTGCGGTTAGATTTATATTTTGGTGGCTCACTTTGTAGGTGGAAGGTGCTCGATTTTGCTGAACTAAAGCGGAGCTCTATATCATTTTTCGACATTCAGAAACCTGAGACAGCTGTTTCTCGCTGGTCTCGGGCAAGAACTAAAGCTGCAAAGGTAAGCCTGTTCTAAAGCTGTGTGACCATGCATTGTGTACTGCTAAGTTATGGTTCTAATTTCTGCTGCAACTCTTTTGAAGGTGGGAAAAGGTTTGTCGAAGGATAAAAAAGCACGTAAACTTGCTTTGCAGCATTGGCTTGAGGCAGTAAGTTCCATACTTGGAGTCAATGTACTAAGTTTTCTTTACAGATTGAATTCTCACTCGTATTCCTTCCTCCTAACAGATTGATCCTCGACATCGCTATGGCCACAATCTTCACTTTTACTATGCCAGATGGCTCCATTGCGAAAGTAAAGAACCCTTCTTCTATTGGTAAGTAAATTTGGGACATCATACAATGATTACAGCCAAGAACATTGTATAGCACCTATTTCGTGATTACGAAAGTTTATTTCTTAATGCAGGCTCGATATAGGAGATGGAAGAGAAGTCAGCCATGAAGTATGCCCTAGGTCGAAGCTTCAAACACAATGCATCAAGTATCTTGGCCCGGTGAGCCTCAACTttcatcatgatttttcgttcatGTTCTCGGTGTTCACCAAAGTTTCAATCTAACCCTAAACTTTCATAGGGAACCAAATTACTGATAACGGTTGCTTCATTTTGCAGATCGAACGAGAGACTTACGAAATTGTAGTGCAGGATGGGAAGTTCGTGTACAAGCAGAGTGGAAACTTTCTTGACACATCAGAACCTAAAGGCACAAAGTGGATATTTGTGCTTAGCACAACCAAGACATTGTATGTTGGACAGAAGAGCAAGGGGACGTTTCAACATTCGAGTTTCTTGGCAGGCGGAGCAACACTTTCTGCTGGAAGATTAGTAGTGGAACAAGGAATTCTTAAGGTATATAGAAGATCGATCCTTTATGTACTGCTATGACGATGTTTAACACAATACTCGtcgtttccttttccttttttggtTTATATCAACAGTCAGTTTGGCCTCACAGCGGGCATTATCTCCCCACAGAAGAAAACTTTCAGGAATTTATGATGTTCCTTTTGGAACACGACGTAGATCTCACAAATGTTCAGGTATATACACCCAGCAAACTTTCTTTGTTTTAGTTCAAGAAATTACCTTCTACAATTTGTCAATTTCAGAAGATGATGTTTTATGTAGCAGTATATGACATTCACTAAAGAATAAAGAAGTTTTCTCTTTCAATTTACAGCAAACTCCagctgatgaagaagatggaggcTTCACCAAAAAGATCAGCAACATCCGAATTAGCCCACGAAAACCAAAAGAAACCGCAACAACAAAAACCGAAGGCACAGGGCAACATAACAATGAATCAAGAAATGAGGAGTCTAATTCTGCGGAAAATCCCAACCCTATTCTGTCTAGATTACCCGAAAGATTCTGCTCAAAGATAGGCAAACTCGATATACCACAAAGGAACGATGCGTTTGACATTTTGAAGGACGGAATACCAATCACGTGTCGCGAATATTTCATAGATTCTGCCTCGGATGACGATGGTTATGAAACAGCTGAAGAATCAATCTTAACAGAAGAAGActtcatggtccctaaactgaACTTGTTCGAAGAAGACCAATTCGAAGAAGATGAAAAGCCAGTGCCAAAGGAGAAGATCATGCAGAGGATTGATTCACACAAGGGAATGAAGTCATACCAGTTGGCTCAGCATTTAACAAGCAGGTGGACAACAGGAGCTGGACCGCGAATTGGTTGCATGAGGGACTATCCTTTGGAGCTTCAGTCCCGGGTTCTGGAGCAAGCCAATTTTTCTCCAagaacaacggcaagaagtccCGGGCTATTGATTCCGTCTCCTTTGAGTAGAGAGGGAACCTCCTCCAAAAGTCCCCTTGGACACCCGTCGAGGAGCAAGCGACACAACACCATAGGCTGAAGTACATTTTAGATGAAAAGATCATCTGCAAGGATTATTACATGTTGGGATAGAGAAGATGCTAAGATTATAGGAATTGTTACGCATTCTTTTTAGAgccgtttcttttttttttttttttttttttgtagggttTGGACTCAACAGCTCTTCAGAAAGAGATCCTTCCAACGCCTAAGAGTGCTTTGCCTAAAAGTGCTTCTACTTACTCTGATGTCCTAAAAGAGTTGCTTGAGGTTTACCTTTCAAAGGTTTACCTCAATAATTCTATTTGAACACACAAAGCACTTTATTATTGCCAACTATTCTTGAGTGTGTGATCAAGGTTGAACACACAAGGCGCACTATTATTAGTTCCCCCAAAAAAGAAAGGACTATTCGCTATTGTGGGAGCTTATTGTACTCAAGGGAGAATTATTGAACGCTCTAAATCTAGTGGACGAGTTCAATATTCATGAAAAGCCAGGTTTGAATCAATTGATGTCACGGAACCCAGACAACCATGTTACTAGTAAAAGAACAAGGTTAAGGGTCTGCATACGCCTATAAATTGAAGCTTCTTTCGATCTCTCTTAGGGAGAGGGAACATAGAAGCCTATAAGactaggaaaagaaaatagaatcATCACA is drawn from Malus domestica chromosome 14, GDT2T_hap1 and contains these coding sequences:
- the LOC103453760 gene encoding IQ domain-containing protein IQM6; translation: MGFPVSCPLADFDDLDSHCGAVLVSPVSHRKEEERKPLQSLSSNTCCDLAPTATMKSPGSGNMNFEETISFKEMELDAVSADSPSGDVENNVSARAESGIGEKQRTSENSFKEPRYQAALRLQKVYKSFRTRRQLADCAILVEQRWWKVLDFAELKRSSISFFDIQKPETAVSRWSRARTKAAKVGKGLSKDKKARKLALQHWLEAIDPRHRYGHNLHFYYARWLHCESKEPFFYWLDIGDGREVSHEVCPRSKLQTQCIKYLGPIERETYEIVVQDGKFVYKQSGNFLDTSEPKGTKWIFVLSTTKTLYVGQKSKGTFQHSSFLAGGATLSAGRLVVEQGILKSVWPHSGHYLPTEENFQEFMMFLLEHDVDLTNVQQTPADEEDGGFTKKISNIRISPRKPKETATTKTEGTGQHNNESRNEESNSAENPNPILSRLPERFCSKIGKLDIPQRNDAFDILKDGIPITCREYFIDSASDDDGYETAEESILTEEDFMVPKLNLFEEDQFEEDEKPVPKEKIMQRIDSHKGMKSYQLAQHLTSRWTTGAGPRIGCMRDYPLELQSRVLEQANFSPRTTARSPGLLIPSPLSREGTSSKSPLGHPSRSKRHNTIG